A region from the Onthophagus taurus isolate NC chromosome 8, IU_Otau_3.0, whole genome shotgun sequence genome encodes:
- the LOC111425257 gene encoding phosphatidylinositol glycan anchor biosynthesis class U protein-like codes for MKSLVLIFLAAAIIRCWIITSSYKEQISLRIEVSTPVNSIHRVIESCYRADLGVDPYSSDIFHESPLHLVFYQFLITNFGDYLPFVFIFVDLLIALLLFNMAKNYIFYLYIEQELKGDEYMYTDKELVLNGYDYISTPKYVLIAYLFNPYVIANCVGCTTATFLNLSYAIFLFGISYGSILFPVVALVLCSTQALYPIVLISPLYLSIAKFNGSKLAFISLVSFLICLATFFAVCNIINDGWEFIDKSYGFILGVTDQQPNIGVYWYFFMEMFEHFRQLFLYSYQINVSLLYCVPLTIKFRKDPVLLAFTFITLTAIFKSYPGIGDFAFTLAVLPCWKYMYNCMQQIFVSGVAIFITTALGPILWDLWIFMGTANANFYFGTTLAFVTAFIFILTDVAFAYSKKEYLLRFGSIRKINGKNAKLVLE; via the exons ATGAAATCTTTAGTGTTAATATTCCTGGCTGCGGCAATAATACGGTGTTGGATCATCacatcgagttacaaagaacAAATTTCGTTAAGAATTGAAGTATCGACGCCGGTAAATTCGATTCATAGAG TGATTGAAAGCTGTTATAGAGCCGACTTAGGAGTTGATCCTTACTCCAGCGATATATTTCACGAATCACCTTTACATTTAGTTTTCTATCAGTTCTTAATTACTAATTTCGGTGATTATCTTCCGTTTGTGTTCATTTTCGTCGATTTATTAATCGCTCTTCTTCTGTTCAATATggcaaaaaattacattttctatttatatattgaacaagaattaaaaggtGATGAATACATGTATACCGATAAAGAATTAGTTTTGAATGGTTATGATTACATTTCAACACCAAAATATGTTCTAATTGCCTATTTATTTAATCCCTATGTTATTGCTAATTGTGTGGGATGCACCACAGCAACGTTTTTGAATTTATCTTatgcaatatttttgtttggAATTTCTTATGGTTCAATTTTATTTCCTGTTGTCGCTTTGGTTTTGTGTTCAACCCAAGCGTTGTATCCCATCGTTTTGATTTCACCTCTTTACCTTTCAATCGCGAAATTTAACGGTTCCAAATTAGCTTTTATTTCGTTggtttcgtttttgatatgcCTTGCTACATTCTTTGCGGtttgtaatattattaatgatgGATGGGAGTTTATTGATAAATCTTATGGATTTAT tttggGCGTAACCGATCAACAACCAAATATTGGGGTTTATTGGTACTTTTTTATGGAAATGTTTGAGCATTTCCggcaattatttttgtattcgTACCAAATTAATGTCTCTTTATTGTATTGCGTACCATTGACTATAAAATTTCGCAAGGATCCGGTTCTTTTGGCGTTTACCTTCATCACATTGACTGCCATATTCAAGTCTTATCCAGGAATCGGCGATTTTGCTTTTACTTTGGCTGTTTTGCCATGTTggaaatatatgtataatt gTATGCAACAAATTTTTGTAAGCGGTGTTGCGATATTTATAACTACAGCTTTAGGGCCGATTCTGTGGgatttatggatttttatgGGAACAGCGAAtgctaatttttattttggtacCACTCTAGCTTTTGTAACagcatttatttttatactaacTGATGTGGCTTTTGCTTATAGCAAAAAAGAGTATTTATTGAGATTTGGTagcattagaaaaattaatggcAAAAATGCTAAACTAGTATTAGAATAA
- the LOC111425205 gene encoding LOW QUALITY PROTEIN: phosphatidylinositol glycan anchor biosynthesis class U protein-like (The sequence of the model RefSeq protein was modified relative to this genomic sequence to represent the inferred CDS: substituted 1 base at 1 genomic stop codon), with amino-acid sequence YLPTKRCKTFLNLSYAIFLFGISYGSILFPVVALVLCSTQALYPIVLISPLYLSIAKFNGSKLAFISLVSFLICLATFFGVCNIINDGWEFIDKSYGFILGVTDQXPNIGVYWYFFMEMFEHFRQLFLYSYQINVSLLYCVPLTIKFRKDPVLLAFTFITLTAIFKSYPGIGDFAFTLAVLPCWKYMYNCMQQIFVSGVTIFITTALGPILWDLWIFMGTANANFYFGTTLAFVTAFIFILTDVAFAYSKKEYLLRFGSIRKINGKNAKLVLE; translated from the exons tatttaccaaCTAAAAGGTGTAAAACGTTTTTGAATTTATCTTACGCGATATTTTTGTTTGGAATTTCTTATGGTTCAATTTTATTTCCTGTTGTCGCTTTGGTTTTGTGTTCAACCCAAGCGTTGTATCCCATCGTTTTGATTTCACCTCTTTACCTTTCAATTGCGAAATTTAACGGTTCCAAATTAGCTTTTATTTCGTTggtttcgtttttgatatgcCTTGCTACATTCTTTGGGGtttgtaatattattaatgatgGATGGGAGTTTATTGATAAATCTTATGGGTTTAT tttggGCGTAACCGATCAATAACCAAATATTGGAGTTTATTGGTACTTTTTTATGGAAATGTTTGAGCATTTCCggcaattatttttgtattcgTACCAAATTAATGTCTCTTTATTGTATTGCGTACCATTGACTATCAAATTTCGGAAGGATCCGGTTCTTTTGGCGTTTACCTTCATCACTTTGACTGCTATATTCAAGTCTTATCCAGGAATCGGCGATTTTGCTTTTACTTTGGCTGTTTTGCCATGCTggaaatatatgtataatt gTATGCAACAAATTTTTGTAAGCGGTGTTACGATATTTATAACTACAGCTTTAGGGCCGATTCTCTGGgatttatggatttttatgGGAACAGCGAAtgctaatttttattttggtacCACTCTAGCTTTTGTAACagcatttatttttatactaacTGATGTGGCATTTGCTTATAGCAAAAAAGAGTATTTATTGAGATTTGGTagcattagaaaaattaatggtaAAAATGCTAAACTAGTATTAGAATAA